The Plasmodium yoelii strain 17X genome assembly, chromosome: 8 genome includes a region encoding these proteins:
- a CDS encoding apicoplast ribosomal protein S6, putative has product MYHIILLIVIFILIPPCKLFRINKIETNPYIKNRENEKRKNNISYFKNDKKKHKELIKHNKLYGSFNDYIYKLLIKKFKKVKEKKDINIYKSLQSPKNAYNADILFSCEYTISEIKKKLSEYIYELKLIHAQNFKIVYMGKRRLVRPIKKQFEAYYILFSFEVYPSIIREISNKLRSQDHILRLIITKDDYKTKNIEFKEDDSVTNEMNKVEQSFFFKKSA; this is encoded by the exons ATGTAccacattattttattaattgttatatttattttgataccCCCATGTAAATTGTTTAGAatcaataaaattgaaacaAATCCATACATAAAAAACagagaaaatgaaaaaagaaaaaataatattagttACTTtaaaaatgacaaaaaaaaacataaagaattaataaaacataataaattatatggaTCTTTcaatgattatatatataaattgttaataaaaaaatttaaaaaagttaaagaaaaaaaagatataaatatatataaatctTTACAATCTCCAAAAAATGCTTATAATGctgatatattattttcatgtgAATATACTATaagtgaaataaaaaaaaaattatctgaatatatttatgagcTTAAACTTATCCATGctcaaaattttaaaattgtatatatggGAAAACGACGATTAGTAAGGCCtattaaaaaacaatttgaaGCATATTATATTCTTTTCTCATTTGAGGTATATCCCTCTATTATTAGAGAGATATCTAACAAGCTTCGTTCCCAAGACCATATACTCAG GTTGATCATAACAAAGGATGactataaaacaaaaaatattgaatttAAAGAGGATGATTCTGTAACTAATGAAATGAACAAAGTTGAgcaaagttttttttttaagaaatCAGCATAG
- a CDS encoding importin alpha re-exporter, putative: MEENVEKDFLTIFTQSVSNNFEEIRLSEQKISAIYTDSNKENYIKILFKLIMYPYVEENEKKNIYDNYLNINVKTSILISIKNFIKKNIHSNLENLKISNDLCIIIKHLCMHLLLDTNNNDIKQLDKYLFEILVHLFKYNISDEYDYILFYIIILYLNDGSFNHILNIINNDDKKNNMNAMKNIECIILYAQNKFILQNIDQNNYNVEFDKIMENINNIKNVINNRNNTMNDDIVNCINDTKKIYKSNDKYNLFILDDYMLYNISKENTSIQPNIENNLEQFIINGFNFMGKGIIIKDYNNNANIIDLAKYNNYNSIFNNMNVNKFKNKYIALKILRKIIKKYKDNGYVAKFDIKIILTHIEYPLTLYFIYLYNKFREYTNYINIKLNDQKNGCITNVENEINICFYTLNDIVMNLYILLKNFYNINTIDLPEYYEDNFDIFFNIFYNFITYDIDVLRNYFLHLSITRNYKFGQNDSTKYITNIQNVGGNSNLLNLNGSDLANKLTSNNYMEKLINNFQQNMIKCKIITIDIIKIISERYQDESKTYILKMIYSLIDILYKEKDKTLLCHNYNCLSSTIKLIYHMHLEKSDLNPYIQVKFIEKIIERVLQHIKLKYNDIEEILDADLDYFRNDLNNSNAFSIKPSAIYFLKTLCSNYFDICFPTLKFKILSKNSFLASDSKQANQSQLTESPVSNDDIDSSNPFFEPCNMEYKVQLITCLNQINLSTNFYQQNIKNDLKNFVISIYMKYPNFDSLFYNVNDNIFQNNQINKTAQVGSTATANTNTAASNSGSIANKSVWLKNEEIFNPHNTIYLLSILKFILNNRNICTTEDNIVDIFSFLYHLLYNERNMIHNYSCLCINRLLNCQINKELLDGIYQNLILNILNRLLFLLKYNVYNKILNEYILITILRIFMIFSEKISNQYNILVLDLIDTTIKIIINDSHNPIFNHYLFELLTLIISLIYKNQNQTCIDMIENITISSFSNILELYIHDFIPYIFQILSIIINNTYQIKNVHLNILSNLYQMDLWKSSVGNPNGIICVLTSYFKKHNLFQDIIKNNMQQLFNIYHYCISNQKLSIDSFQIILIIFTYLPIEYYQSFLKPLFVLLFTFLQQYKNDIIKIKVIHSLSVFILKTDVTHFLSIIDQVQPGLIFNVLKSLYMPIMDKLININEKIIIFIALAKIINNEQIKRDPIIVEILNLLDKNITKNELVMKKNKIQQNLGIEKDELDKDFEVTYVKLQMINNENINETVLRGIDINAELKKNLFHPEFMQICSSNSLNNILQLFSN; the protein is encoded by the exons atggaggaaaatgttgaaaaagaTTTTCTTACAATATTTACACAAAGCGTATCTAACAATTTTGAAGAAATCAGATTAAGCGAACAAAAAATAAGTGCAATATATACTGattcaaataaagaaaattatattaagaTTCTTTTTAAGTTAATTATGTATCCATATgttgaagaaaatgaaaaaaaaaatatatatgataattatttaaatataaatgttaaaaCAAGCATATTAAtaagtataaaaaatttcataaaaaaaaatatacatagtAATTTAGAAAACTTAAAAATAAGTAATGATTTgtgtataattataaaacatTTATGTATGCATCTATTATtagatacaaataataatgacatTAAACAGTTGGATAAATATCTATTCGAAATATTGGTGCAtctatttaaatataatatatcagATGAATATgattatattcttttttatattattatattatatttaaatgatgGTAGTTTCAATCATATAttgaatataattaataatgatgataaaaaaaataatatgaatgcAATGAAAAACATAgaatgtattatattatatgcacaaaataaatttatattacaaaatattgatcaaaataattataatgttgaatttgataaaattatggaaaatataaacaatattaaaaatgtgaTAAATAATAGAAACAACACAATGAATGATGATATAGTAAATTGTATTAAtgacacaaaaaaaatatataaatctaatgataaatataatttatttattttagatgattatatgttatataatatatctaaAGAAAATACTTCTATACAAccaaatattgaaaataatttagaacaatttattataaatggtTTTAATTTTATGGGAAAAGGAATCATAATTaaagattataataataatgcaaaTATTATTGATTTAgccaaatataataattataattcgattttcaataatatgaatgttaataaatttaaaaataaatatattgctCTAAAAATATTacgaaaaattataaaaaaatataaagataatGGTTATGTAGCTAAATTTgatatcaaaataattttgacACATATTGAATATCCtttaacattatattttatttatttatataataaatttagagaatatacaaattatataaatatcaaatTAAATGATCAAAAAAATGGATGTATCACAAATGTTGAAaacgaaataaatatatgtttttacaCACTTAATGATATAgttatgaatttatatattttgttaaaaaatttttataatattaacacTATAGATTTACCAGAATATTATGAAgataattttgatattttttttaatatattttacaattttataaCATATGATATAGATGTTTTAAGAAACTATTTTTTACATCTATCTATAACtagaaattataaatttggaCAAAATGATTCcactaaatatataacaaatattcaaaatgttGGTGGAAATTccaatttattaaatttaaatggaTCTGATCTTGCTAATAAATTAAcatctaataattatatggaaaaattaataaataattttcaacaaaatatgataaaatgtaaaataataacaatagatattatcaaaattatatCTGAAAGATATCAAGATGAAtctaaaacatatattttgaaaatgatttattcattaatagatatattatataaagaaaaagataaaacATTATTATGTCATAATTATAATTGTTTATCTTCTactattaaattaatttatcataTGCATCTAGAAAAAAGTGATTTGAATCCATATATACAAGTTAaatttatagaaaaaataatagaacgGGTTCTTCaacatataaaattaaaatataatgatattGAAGAAATTTTAGATGCAGATTTAGACTATTTTAGAAACGATCTAAACAATTCAAATGCATTTTCAATTAAACCATCTGctatatattttctaaaaacATTATGTAGTAACTATTTTGACATTTGTTTCCCTacattaaaatttaaaatattatcaaaaaacTCATTTCTTGCATCTGATTCAAAGCAAGCTAACCAATCACAACTAACCGAATCGCCAGTCTCTAATGATGACATCGATTCTAGTAACCCATTCTTTGAGCCTTGTAATATGGAATATAAGGTTCAACTCATAACATGtttaaatcaaataaatttatccactaatttttatcaacaaaatataaaaaatgactTAAAAAATTTCgttatttctatatatatgaagTATCCAAATTTTGATTCacttttttataatgttaATGATAACATTTTCCAAAacaatcaaataaataaaacagcGCAGGTGGGTTCCACTGCCACTGCTAACACTAACACTGCTGCTTCAAATTCGGGAAGCATAGCAAACAAATCGGTTTGGCTAAAAAATGAAGAGATATTTAACCCACACaatacaatatatttattgtctattcttaaatttatattaaataacaGAAATATATGCACAACAGAAGATAATATTGTAGacatattttcctttttatatcatttattatataatgaaagAAATATGATACATAATTATTCTTGTTTGTGCATAAATCGATTATTAAATtgtcaaataaataaagaattgTTAGATGgaatatatcaaaatttaattttaaatattttaaatagattattatttttactaaaatataatgtatataataaaatattaaatgaatatatattaatcactattttaagaatatttatgattttttcagaaaaaatatcaaatcaatataacattttagTACTTGATCTTATTGATactacaataaaaataataataaatgattCCCATAATCCAATAtttaatcattatttatttgaattattaacactaataatatcattaatttataaaaatcaaaatcaAACATGTATAGATATGATTGAAAATATAACTATATCAAGTTTTTCGAATATTttagaattatatatacatgattTTATtccttatatttttcaaatattatctattataataaataatacatatcaaattaaaaatgtacatttaaatatactTTCAAATTTATATCAAATGGATTTATGGAAAAGTTCTGTTGGAAATCCAAATGGGATCATATGTGTTTTGACTAgctattttaaaaaacataatttatttcaagatatcataaaaaataatatgcaacaattatttaatatatatcattattgtATTTCTAATCAAAAATTATCAATAGATTCATTTCAAATCATTCTAATCATTTTTACTTACCTTCCTATTGAATATTATCAATCTTTTCTCAAGCCTCtctttgttttattatttacatttttacaacaatataaaaacgacataattaaaataaaagttaTACACTCACTCTCAGTTTTTATTCTAAAAACGGACGTCACTCACTTCCTTTCGATAATCGACCAGGTCCAGCCCG GACTCATTTTCAACGTCCTCAAGAGTTTGTACATGCCCATCATGGATAAACTAATCAACATTAATGAGAagatcattatttttattgctcttgcaaaaataataaataatgagcAAATAAAAAGGGACCCGATTATTGTGGAGATTCTTAATTTATTGGacaaaaatattacaaaaaatgaacttgttatgaaaaaaaataaaatacaacaaAATCTTGGTATTGAGAAAGATGAACTTGACAAAGATTTCGAGGTTACATATGTCAAATTGCAAATGATAAATAACGAAAATATAAACGAAACG GTCTTGCGAGGCATAGACATAAACGCAGAATTGAAGAAGAATCTGTTTCATCCCGAATTTATGCAGATTTGTAGTTCGAATTCGCTCAATAATATCCTCCAACTTTTTAGCAATTAA
- a CDS encoding peptide chain release factor 1, putative, which translates to MYRYSFYIFKKKQLKWKQKNILYPLTTLSNFSTWTDIHLTTAQQNSLIELANKIPKEKCDHNNNNKIALKITKIQNMSKQLKIAWEELDIYKQLLTENMKLTLRKDEESKKIDTINFNDYSEVKEIIYNLENICDSIVKQLLDIYTNFVNLNHHLDSNEVRLEIVPGVGGQEAKMFANELFSMYEHFCKLKNYECLIKNNKLIEEGKGIYKNIVADIKGEGVYIDFIQEIGIHRVQRIPINSKKMQTSTSIVLLFDEKQTKEKLEKKMKIPKNEFLIETKRSGGAGGQSVNKNETCVKIIHKPTNIFVEVQKTSSQIQNKSIAMEMIKNKLYNFYYEQEKINFLKDKKNQKQNGDRSEKIRTYNFSHNTVIDHIANVQYTGIDQFFKGTQLINLINKRKQLFYQNIIDETLEYLFSHVS; encoded by the exons ATGTATCGATattctttttatatattcaaaaagaAACAGTTAAAAtggaaacaaaaaaatatattatatcccCTTACGACATTATCCAATTTCTCGACATGGACTGATATACATTTGACCACGGCCCAACAAAATTCATTAATAGAACTAGCAAATAAAATACCAAAAGAAAAATGtgatcataataataataataaaatagcgttaaaaataacaaaaatacaaaatatgtctaaacaattaaaaattgCTTGGGAAGAattggatatatataaacagcTTCTAACAGAGAATATGAAACTAACTCTTCGAAAAGATGAAGaatctaaaaaaatagatactattaattttaatgacTATTCAGAAGTGAAAGAAATCATTTACAATCTAGAAAATATTTGTGATTCCATTGTCAAACAACTTTTGGATATATACAcaaattttgtaaatttgAACCATCATCTGGATTCTAATGAAGTCAGACTTGAG ATTGTACCCGGAGTTGGGGGACAAGAAGCCAAGATGTTTGCTaatgaattattttcaatGTATGAACACTTTtgcaaattaaaaaattatgaatgtttaataaaaaataacaagtTAATTGAAGAaggaaaaggaatatataaaaatattgttgcAGATATAAAAGGAGAAGGAGTATATATCGATTTTATACAAGAAATAGGAATACATAGAGTTCAAAGAATTCcaataaatagtaaaaaaatgcaaacaTCTACTTCtatagttttattatttgacgaaaaacaaacaaaagaaaaacttgaaaaaaaaatgaaaattccgaaaaatgaatttttaatTGAAACAAAAAGATCAGGTGGAGCAGGCGGACAAagtgttaataaaaatgaaacttGTGTAAAAATTATTCACAAACCtactaatatatttgttgAAGTACAAAAAACATCTAGccaaatacaaaataaaagtatagCTATggaaatgataaaaaataaattatataacttttattatgaacaagaaaaaattaattttttaaaagataaaaaaaatcaaaaacaaaatggtGACAGAAGTGAAAAAATACGAACATACAACTTTTCTCATAATACAGTTATAGATCATATTGCTAATGTCCAATATACTGGCATTGATCAATTTTTTAAGGGAACAcaattaattaatttaattaataaacggaaacaattattttatcaaaatatcaTTGATGAAACACTGGAATATTTGTTTTCCCATGTATCCTAA
- a CDS encoding M18 aspartyl aminopeptidase, putative, whose product MDKKAREYAQEALKFIQRSGSNFMACKNLREKLESHGLIHIKEGDQWKLQKNQGYVLCKENRNICSFFIGKNFNINNGSILISIGHIDSCTLKISPNNKVTKDQISQLNVECYGSGLWHTWFDRGLGLSGQVVYKKDNKLIEKIIQINKSVLFLPSLAIHLQNRTRYDFSVKVNYENHLKPIISTLLYEKLIKGNENILEKNISNIDDNNNDDDDMNSKNLNSSPLLYLLANELKCKEEDILDFELCLMDTNKPCFTGVYEEFIEGARFDNLLGTFGVFEAYVELIKNLKNEDNENLGNNLYICIGYDHEEIGSLSEIGAQSYFTKNFIERILGNIFKNELKNNDITIDEIYGSLSNRSLILNVDMAHCGHPNYPETIQQNHHLRFHEGIAIKYNTNKNYVTSPYYACLLKRTFELYQNQNNQKIKYQNFMIKNDTPCGSTVGSMVAANLSMPGMDIGIPQLAMHSIRELAAIHDIYYLVKGIFAFYAYYNQVLSSCVHDS is encoded by the coding sequence ATGGATAAAAAGGCAAGGGAATATGCTCAAGAAGCCttaaaatttattcaaaGAAGTGGAAGCAATTTTATGGCATGTAAaaatttaagagaaaagctagaAAGCCATGGTTTGATACATATAAAAGAAGGAGATCAATGGAAATTGCAAAAAAATCAAGGATATGTTTTATGTAAAGAAAATAGAAATATATGCAGTTTTTTTATTggaaaaaattttaatattaacaatGGCTCGATTCTGATATCTATTGGTCATATAGATTCATGTACTTTAAAAATATCACCAAATAACAAAGTTACAAAAGATCAAATAAGTCAATTAAATGTTGAATGTTATGGGTCAGGCTTATGGCATACTTGGTTTGATAGGGGTCTAGGTTTATCGGGTCAagttgtatataaaaaagataataaattaattgaaaaaattatacaaattaataaatctgTTTTATTCTTACCAAGTTTAGCTATACATTTACAAAATAGAACAAGATATGATTTTTCTGTCAAAGTAAACTATGAAAATCATTTAAAACCAATTATATCTactttattatatgaaaaattaataaaaggcaatgaaaatattttagaaaaaaatatttcaaatatcgatgataataataatgatgatgatgatatgAATAGCAAAAATCTGAACTCTTCACCACTTCTCTATCTTTTGGCAAATGAACTAAAATGTAAAGAAGAAGATATATTAGATTTTGAGTTATGTTTGATGGATACAAATAAACCTTGTTTTACTGGTGTATATGAAGAATTTATAGAAGGGGCAAGATTTGATAACTTACTTGGAACATTTGGTGTTTTTGAGGCTTATGtagaattaattaaaaatttaaaaaatgaagataatgaaaatttaggaaataatttatatatatgtattggATATGATCATGAAGAAATTGGGTCACTTAGTGAAATAGGAGCCCAATCTTATTTTActaaaaattttattgaaAGAATATTAGgaaatatattcaaaaatgaattaaaaaataacgaTATAACAATAGATGAAATATATGGAAGCTTATCAAATAGATCTCTTATATTAAATGTTGATATGGCTCATTGTGGACATCCAAATTATCCAGAAACTATTCAACAGAATCATCATTTACGATTTCATGAGGGTATtgctataaaatataatactaacaaaaattatgtaacatCACCTTATTATGCTTGTTTATTAAAAAGAACATTTGAATTATATCAAAATCAAAATAaccaaaaaattaaatatcaaaattttatgattaaaaatgatacacCATGTGGTAGTACAGTTGGATCTATGGTTGCAGCTAACTTATCAATGCCTGGTATGGACATTGGAATACCCCAACTAGCCATGCATTCAATAAGAGAACTTGCAGCTATTCatgatatttattatttggtTAAAGGTATATTTGCTTTCTATGCATATTATAATCAAGTTCTTTCCTCATGTGTTCATGATTCATAA
- a CDS encoding palmitoyltransferase DHHC6, putative has translation MGNIFLFGVITFRLVVLVTYIYLKNNYNIILANINTYFLFYSISFLLYLISSLCNPGYITACPTRYIARDISDEFKKNIYNKKNTEKTQPFYNFSTSDEDKSTISNISSSAPSLTLSKNDIYDELTSLTILHNLPNDIVLTEKCIKKKEKYKKLNNLASYTHKNYDKEQISISPVKNKYNKKNINTKLNNIYLEFFLKQKKNISLYATNIKKKKNNKIKKLYKYKPVFINNVNKINNTKINIFNKITQKKTNVIKTETNKYYDSTLYKINSSNIIFSKNIKYEKNNSLTNPFYIYRDNIYQHNIKLNYCIHCDIVQILRTKHCKYCKQCIKTYDHHCLWINNCVGENNRLFFFLYLYFENITIFLTLRHVTKIVCSLVPRPRYILLCWLVVLIFILAIFLIIIFFLALYHTYLCMVNETTLENLSRDILTDSKNDKEKGKRKYNNTCFFISYTKNIFIYFFYLPIRFFIPTKIKKQLLFSIFHKTGINLGIDDEIIWRPTKNKSMWKKKGKKKGKKKEKKRKKKGKKKEKNKIISKLCVISQF, from the exons ATGGgaaatatatttctctttGGAGTGATAACATTTAGGCTTGTAGTATTagttacatatatttatttaaaaaataattataatattatattagcaaatataaatacttattttttattttactccATTTCATTCCTTCTGTACTTAATATCTTCATTATGTAACCc TGGTTATATTACTGCGTGCCCTACAAGATATATAGCCAGAGATATATCggatgaatttaaaaaaaatatatataataaaaaaaatacagaaAAAACACAAcctttttacaatttttccACAAGCGATGAAGATAAGTCTACTATCTCGAATATATCTTCTTCGGCTCCATCACTAACTTTAAGCAAAAATG ACATATATGACGAATTAACAAGTTTGACAATTCTCCATAATCTCCCAAATGACATAGTTTTAACTGAAAagtgtattaaaaaaaaagaaaaatataaaaagctTAACAATTTAGCTAGCTACactcataaaaattatgataaggAACAAATATCTATATCCCCAGTtaagaataaatataataaaaaaaatataaataccaAACTAAACAACATTTATTTGGAATTTTTtctaaaacaaaaaaagaacatttcattatatgcaacaaacataaaaaaaaaaaaaaataataaaataaaaaaattatacaaatataaaccCGTTTTCATAAacaatgttaataaaattaacaacacaaaaataaatattttcaataaaataactcaaaaaaaaacaaatgttATTAAAACCGAGACAAACAAATATTATGATTCTAccttatataaaataaatagtagcaatattatattttcaaaaaatataaaatatgaaaaaaataattcccTAACAAAccctttttatatatatcgaGACAATATTTATCAACATAACATAAAACTTAATTATTGTATTCACTGTGACATTGTGCAG ATATTACGAACCAAACATTGCAAATATTGTAAACAATGTATTAAAACATATGACCACCATTGTCTTTGGATTAATAATTGTGTAGGAGAAAATAACCGattgtttttctttttatatttatattttgaaaatattacaatttttcTAACATTAAGGCATGTCACTAAAATCGTCTGTTCTTTAGTTCCTCGCCCCAg GTACATACTTCTTTGTTGGCTAGTTGTATTGATTTTTATTCtagctatttttttgataatcattttttttttagcattATATCATACCTACCTTTGTATG GTTAATGAAACAACTTTGGAAAATTTAAGTCGAGATATTTTAACAGACTccaaaaatgataaagaaaaaggaaagagaaaatataataacacttgttttttcataagctatactaaaaatatttttatttattttttttatctccctattcgtttttttatacctacaaaaattaaaaagcaattattattttccatttttcatAAAACCGGCATAAATTTGGGGATTGATGATGAAATTATATGGCGAcccacaaaaaataaaagtatgtggaaaaaaaaaggaaaaaaaaaaggaaaaaaaaaggaaaaaaaaaggaaaaaaaaaggaaaaaaaaaggaaaaaaataaaataatatcaaaaCTTTGTGTTATTTCTCAATTTTAG